A single region of the Polymorphum gilvum SL003B-26A1 genome encodes:
- the phoU gene encoding phosphate signaling complex protein PhoU, whose product MTEHTVTAYDEELRALAGRVAEMGGLAETLVNDAVTALLTQDLDRAHRTILADSRLDELQQDVEMRLIRVIARRQPMGQDLREIMAAGRIANDLERVGDLAKNIAKRVIAIDGDFNASKAAFGVEHMAELAMAQLKAVIDSYTGHDAEAARSVRERDDEVDALYTSLFRELLTYMMEDPRKITQCAHLLFCAKNLERIGDHATNIAENVYFMVTGEQLLEERRKIDETGVTDQENA is encoded by the coding sequence ATGACCGAACACACAGTCACGGCCTATGACGAGGAACTGAGGGCCCTCGCCGGCCGCGTCGCCGAAATGGGCGGTCTGGCCGAGACGCTGGTCAACGACGCGGTGACGGCGCTGCTGACCCAGGACCTCGACAGGGCGCACCGGACCATCCTGGCCGATTCCCGCCTCGACGAACTGCAGCAGGACGTCGAGATGCGGCTGATCCGCGTCATCGCGCGCCGCCAGCCGATGGGCCAGGACCTGCGCGAGATCATGGCTGCGGGCCGCATCGCCAACGACCTGGAGCGGGTCGGAGATCTCGCCAAGAACATCGCCAAGCGCGTCATCGCCATCGACGGCGACTTCAACGCCTCCAAGGCGGCGTTCGGCGTCGAGCACATGGCAGAACTCGCCATGGCGCAGCTCAAGGCGGTGATCGATTCCTATACCGGCCACGATGCCGAGGCCGCCAGGTCCGTGCGCGAGCGCGACGACGAGGTCGACGCCCTCTACACGTCCCTGTTCCGCGAACTGCTGACCTACATGATGGAGGATCCGCGCAAGATTACCCAGTGCGCGCATCTCCTGTTCTGCGCCAAGAACCTGGAGCGCATCGGCGACCATGCCACCAACATCGCCGAGAACGTCTATTTCATGGTGACCGGCGAGCAGCTTCTCGAGGAGCGGCGCAAGATCGACGAGACCGGCGTCACCGATCAGGAAAACGCCTGA
- the pstB gene encoding phosphate ABC transporter ATP-binding protein PstB codes for MKGDKVCVFYGQKQALFDVDLDIRERNVTALIGPSGCGKSTFLRCLNRMNDTIDICRVTGEITLDAKDIYDPSIDVVELRARVGMVFQKPNPFPKSIYENIAYGPRIHGLARNKAELDEIVASSLQKAGLWNEVKDRLAEPGTGLSGGQQQRLCIARAIAVSPEVILMDEPCSALDPIATAKVEELIDELRENFTIVIVTHSMQQAARVSQRTAFFHLGYLVEEGATTDIFTNPQDKRTQDYITGRFG; via the coding sequence ATGAAGGGCGACAAGGTCTGCGTCTTTTATGGTCAGAAACAGGCCCTTTTCGATGTCGATCTCGACATCCGCGAGCGGAATGTGACTGCGCTGATCGGCCCGTCCGGCTGTGGCAAGTCGACCTTCCTGCGCTGCCTCAATCGCATGAACGACACCATCGACATCTGCCGGGTGACGGGTGAGATCACCCTGGACGCCAAGGACATTTATGATCCGAGCATCGACGTTGTCGAACTTCGCGCGCGTGTTGGCATGGTGTTCCAGAAACCGAACCCGTTTCCGAAATCGATCTACGAGAACATCGCCTACGGTCCGCGTATTCACGGCCTGGCCAGGAACAAGGCCGAGCTCGACGAGATCGTCGCCTCCAGCCTGCAGAAGGCCGGCCTGTGGAACGAGGTCAAGGACCGCCTCGCCGAGCCGGGTACCGGCCTGTCCGGCGGTCAGCAGCAGCGCCTGTGCATCGCCCGTGCCATCGCCGTCAGCCCCGAGGTGATCCTGATGGACGAGCCCTGTTCGGCGCTCGACCCGATCGCGACCGCCAAGGTCGAGGAACTGATCGACGAGTTGCGCGAGAACTTCACGATCGTGATCGTCACCCATTCCATGCAGCAGGCGGCCCGTGTCTCGCAGCGCACGGCCTTCTTCCACTTGGGCTATCTGGTGGAAGAGGGGGCAACCACGGATATCTTCACGAATCCTCAGGACAAGCGGACCCAGGACTATATCACGGGTCGTTTCGGCTGA
- the pstA gene encoding phosphate ABC transporter permease PstA, translating into MTIALDDSAGLRAPVDWASAEMKARRKSRYAADTRLKFYGLTAISMAIGFLLILFSSLVLTGYKAFVQTMVTVEIRLDPEQVNRDDIFNAPWRTIVQSALADLEPGLDQADRRQFLQIFTPNAQFLVRDRVIANPDMIGRTVSFTFPLADPLDQLAKGEVDRSLPEDRRRVNDKQIGWYDGLNERGLISQPFNTGLFLNADSRFPELAGLAGAISGSFWALLVCFLLSFPAGIAAAIYLEEFAPKNRITDLIEVNINNLAAVPSVVFGLLGLAVFLGLFGLPRSAPLVGGMVLALMTLPTIIIVTRASLKSVPSSIREAALGIGASKHETIIHHILPLSMPTILTGTIIGLAQALGETAPLLLIGMNAFITSPTTGVLEASTALPTQIFIWADSPERGFVARTSAAILVLLGFLLAMNAIAIFLRQRFERRW; encoded by the coding sequence ATGACCATTGCCCTTGATGACAGCGCGGGGCTGCGTGCCCCGGTCGACTGGGCGTCTGCCGAGATGAAGGCGCGCCGCAAGTCTCGCTATGCTGCAGATACCCGGCTCAAGTTCTATGGCTTGACGGCGATCTCTATGGCGATCGGGTTTTTGCTGATCCTGTTCTCGTCGCTCGTGCTGACCGGTTACAAGGCCTTCGTCCAGACCATGGTCACGGTCGAGATTCGATTGGATCCCGAACAGGTCAACCGGGACGACATCTTCAACGCTCCGTGGCGCACCATCGTCCAGTCCGCGCTTGCGGATCTGGAGCCCGGCCTCGACCAGGCGGATCGGCGCCAGTTCCTGCAGATCTTCACACCGAATGCGCAGTTTCTCGTCCGCGACCGGGTGATCGCCAATCCGGACATGATCGGCAGGACCGTCTCCTTCACGTTTCCTCTCGCCGATCCGCTCGACCAACTCGCGAAAGGGGAAGTCGACCGGTCTTTGCCTGAAGACCGCCGTCGCGTGAACGACAAGCAGATCGGCTGGTACGACGGCCTCAACGAACGCGGACTGATCAGCCAGCCGTTCAATACGGGTCTTTTCTTGAACGCCGACAGCCGGTTCCCTGAACTGGCGGGCTTGGCCGGCGCGATCTCCGGCTCTTTCTGGGCTTTGTTGGTCTGCTTCCTTCTGTCTTTCCCGGCCGGTATCGCGGCGGCGATCTACCTGGAGGAATTCGCTCCCAAGAACCGGATCACCGACCTGATCGAAGTCAACATCAACAATTTGGCGGCGGTTCCCTCCGTGGTTTTCGGTCTGCTGGGTCTGGCCGTTTTCCTCGGTCTCTTCGGATTGCCGCGATCGGCGCCCTTGGTAGGCGGCATGGTTCTCGCCCTCATGACCCTGCCGACGATCATCATCGTGACCCGCGCGTCGTTGAAATCGGTGCCGTCGTCCATTCGGGAGGCAGCCCTCGGCATCGGCGCTTCAAAGCACGAGACCATCATTCACCACATCCTGCCGCTGTCGATGCCGACCATCCTCACCGGGACCATCATCGGCCTGGCTCAGGCGCTGGGTGAAACCGCGCCGCTGCTGTTGATCGGGATGAATGCCTTCATTACCTCGCCGACGACCGGCGTGCTCGAGGCCTCCACTGCCCTGCCGACGCAGATCTTCATCTGGGCCGACAGTCCCGAGCGCGGTTTCGTGGCGCGGACTTCAGCCGCGATCTTGGTGCTGCTTGGCTTCCTGCTGGCCATGAACGCGATCGCGATTTTCCTCCGCCAGCGTTTCGAGCGTCGGTGGTAG